The window GCGCACGCAATGATTTTTGTGCATTCATACTTGCACTAGCGGAGAATCAACTATTATTTCCCTGAATACCTCATTAAATCAAAGGGAGACGCTGATGACCATGTATGCCACGCTGGAAGAAGCCATTGATGCTGCCCGTGAAGAGTTTCTGGCTGATAACCCCGACCTAGATGCGGACGACGCCAGTGTTCAGCAGTTGAACGTACAAAAGTATGTGCTACAGGATGGTGACATCATGTGGCAGGCTGAGTTTTTCGCCGACGAAGATGAGGAAGGCGAATGTCTGCCGATGCTGAGCGGTGAAGCGGCACAAAGCGTCTTTGATGGCGATTATGATGAGATTGAAATTCGCCAGGAGTGGCTGGAGGAAAATACCCTCCACGAGTGGGATGAAGGCGAATTCCAGCTTGAACCACCTCTGGATACCGAGGAAGGTCAGACGGCAGCCGACGAATGGGATGAGCGGTAATTACTCGTAGGGACCATGGTGGATGTCAAGGGGCAACAGCAGCGTATCAAACACCAGTGAAAAAGGCAGATCGATCAGGGTGACATAGCGCCATGCTGAATCCCGGACATCCCACTGCACGCCGGGATAGTATTGATTTCCGTGACCTTGCCCCGGGATCGTGCGGCTAATAATACTGCCGCACCCGCTCAGCAAGATGACCATGATTCCAACCGCAAGTATTCGCACCTGAACCCTCATTAACAACATTGTCATCCGCATAAAAAAATACCGGCACCAGGCCGGTATTTTCACATTTCAGGCGTTCTATTTCTTCCTGAGTGCCAGCGGGTTCAGGGTTATCCCCTGATAATAATTAACCCACGACGAATACTTATCCGGCGAGTTCCAGACGCGATAATGTAAACGCGCCATAGTCACCGGATCGCTCAACAGCACAAGGCGGCGATCGCGATTCAGTTTCTCAGGTGTATCGTTCAGCGCCTGCTCGACATGACGGTCACGGGCAATCTCCAGCACGTTACTGGCGCGGTGACGCGCGGTCGCCATCGCCGTAGCCAGTGCGTTAAATGACGGGTTAAACACCGCGTGCATAAAGCCGTCATCCAGCGAGCGATTGCGATTCATCACCAGGTAGTTATCCGTATCCACCAGCACCTGCGGAGGAGAATACTCCTCCGGGATCAGGAACAGCTTCCAGCGCTTGGTACGTAACCCTATCGTTGAACGGCTGGAAATCACCGACACAAACGGCGACAGGATCAGGGAGAAGACTATCGGTGCCAGCCAGAACAGGAAGCGCAGATCCAGCCAGGCCATACCGACCGCCCAGACCAGACCCAGCAGCAGCTGGGAGCCGTGACGCATAAACGCTTCACCCCACGGAGTGGAATCATCATCACGCTGCGGCGAGTTCCAGACGACTTCCCAACCGAGGAAAGCACTGACCACGAAGACGGTATGGAACAGCATACGCACCGGCGCCAGCAGCACGGAGAACAGCACCTCCAACAGCAGCGACAGCGTCACGCGGACAAAACCGCCGTACTCTTTCGTCCCTTTGCACCAGATGAGCAAAATACTCAGCAGCTTCGGCAGGAACAGCAGCACCATGGTTGAGGCAAACAGCGCAATCGCCAGTTCAGGACGCCACTGCGGCCACACCGGGAACAGCTGACGCGGCTGCAGGAAGTATTGCGGCTCCGTCAGCGCATGCACCACCTGCAATGCGGTTGAAAGCGCGAGGAACATAAACCACAGCGGGGCAGACAGATAAGACATCACGCCCGTCAGGAACACCGCACGGTGAACCGGATGCATCCCTTTGACCAGGAACAGACGGAAGTTCATCAGGTTGCCGTGACACCAACGACGGTCACGCTTCAGTTCATCAAGTAGGTTTGGCGGCAGCTCTTCATAAGAACCCGGCAGATCGTAGGCAATCCACACCCCCCAGCCTGCACGACGCATTAACGCCGCTTCCACGAAGTCATGGGAGAGGATCGAACCCGCAAACGAGCCTTCACCCGGTAGCGGTGCGAGCGCACAATGCTCAATAAACGGCTTCACGCGAATAATCGCGTTGTGACCCCAGTAGTGCGACTCCCCGAGCTGCCAGAAGTGAAGCCCGGCGGTAAACAGCGGCCCATACACGCGCGTAGCAAACTGCTGGCAGCGTGCATACAGCGTGTCCATACCGGACGCTTTTGGCGACGACTGAATAATACCGGCATTCGGGTTCGCTTCCATCAGACGCACCAGACCGGTCAGGCAATCGCCGCTCATTACCGAGTCAGCGTCCAGGACGACCATGTAGCTGTACTGATTCCCCCAGCGACGGCAGAAGTCATCAATGTTGCCGCTTTTACGCTTCACACGACGACGACGACGGCGGTAGAAAATCTGTCCTTCGCCCTGCACTTCAGCGATCAGCTCCATCCAGGCTTTTTGTTCCGCCACGCAGATATCAGGGTTGTAGCTGTCGCTCAGGATGTAGACATCGAAATGCGCAGCATTACCCGTGGCTTTCACCGATTCCCACGTGGCGCGCAGCCCCGCGAATACGCGGTCAACGTCCTCGTTACAGATAGGCATGATCAACGCGGTGCGGTGCTCAGGGTTTAATGCTTCATCCCCCACCGTTGACGCGGAAATACTGTACTTATCGCGGCCAATCAGCAGTTGCAAGAACCCCATCAGCGCGGTCCAGAACCCTGCCGATACCCAGCAGAACAATACCGCAAACAGAATCAGGATACCGGTCTGGAGCACATAGGGCAGCAATTGCATAAAGGAGACCCACAGGTCCTGCCCCATCATGTCTGCCGGATTAATGAACGCCCAGCCCTGGTACGGAAGAATGGTCTTCATATACCAGGTCGCAACGACCGTTTGCGCCAGCGTTAAGATAAGCAGCGTATAGCGGCGAATCGTCCCGACGGTACGCCATTTCTGTTCACTTTCTTGTTCTTCTTTCGTCAAACGAGAAAGATAACGCGGCGTAACATCGCGTCCACGCAGACGATCCCAAAAACGGCCTACCGGGTTGGTACGCCAGGGATCGGGAAACATAGATGTACGCGTAGCCTTCGGCATAGCCTGCAGCTGGTCGCGTCCTTCATCGTCTTTAATTAACTGCTCTTTGGCCAGAGAATCCGGCCAGGCTTGCTCAAGGCGAGCTTTAACAGACCCCTGCGGTGAATCGTCTTCGCGCGAGTAAGTACGATGCTCGGCATCCAGCGCCTGATGAACGGCGCGGATGTCAGTTTTCGGCAGTGCCGCTTTCTCGATATCCGAAAGCGGCATTGCGTCAATATACTCAGTTGTCTTATTCATTGGCAGGTAACTGGTAGCTCCAGGTTTCACTCAACGGCTGATCGGCATTGACCAACGCAGCACGCATTTCAGTGGTTTTCTTCGCATCTTTCACTTTCACGCGCAGCATCAGACGCCAACCCTTAGTGACCGGGTTATAACGCACCGTACTCTCAACGATTTCACCGTTATCACCAATGCTGGTTTGCGCGGTGACTGGGGTATCCTGCGGCAGTTTTTTCATATCTGCGCCGGCAAAATCGACGATAAATGCAATCGTGCCGTCAGGCTGACGAATGAGGTTCGATTGTTTGACATCACCGGTAGAACGACGTGTCTGCTGTACCCAGGCATTATCCGGCGCATGAAGTTTGTCTTCATCGCGGGTAAAGGTCAGCGTGTACTTGAAGTTCATCTCTTTGCCTGCTTCAGGCAGTTGGTCCGGCGTCCAGTAAGCGACGATGTTGTCGTTGGTTTCATCGTTGGTTGGGATTTCAACTAGCTCAAGTTTCCCCTTGCCCCAGTCACCTTTCGGCGTTACCCAGGCACTCGGACGCAGGTCGTAGCGGTCGTCGATATCTTCAAAACGCGAGAACTGGCGGCCACGTTGCAGCAGACCAAATCCCTGCGGGTTTTCCATCGCAAAACTGCTCACCGCGAGGTGTTTCGGGTTATTCAGCGGACGCCAAATCCACTCGCCGTTGCCAGCATGGATAGACAAACCGTTAGAGTCATGCAGCTCCGGACGATAGTTGGTCGCCGGAGACGGTTGGTTCGGCCCGAACAGGAACATACTGGTCAGCGGCGCAACGCCCAGTTTGCCTACTTTGTCGCGCAGGTAAACTTTGGACTGAACGTCCACCACCGTGTCACGGCCTGGCATAATCACAAAACGATAGGCCCCGGTGGCGCGTGGGGAGTCCAGCAATGCATAGATGGTTAAACGTTTGTCAGTCGGTTTTGGACGTTCGATCCAAAACTCGCGAAAACGGGGAAATTCTTCGCCGGAAGGCAGTGCGGTATCAATAGCGAGGCCGCGAGCAGACAGGCCATAAACCTGACCGGCTCCCAGGACGCGGAAATAGCTGGCACCGAGCATGCTGACGATTTCATCGTTTTTATCTTTGCTGTTGATCGGGTACAGCACCTTGAACCCGGCGAAACCGAGATCTTTTACCGTGTCTTTATCATGCTGAACATCGCCGAAATTAAAATAATCCGGGTTGTATTTGATTCTCTTTACCGCTGTGGCGGTAACTTCGTTGATCTTGACCGGCGTGTCAAAGTACATACCCTGGTGGTAGAACTCGAGCTTAAATGGGGTCTTGAGATTGCTCCAGTAGGCTTTATCGTGATTGAACTGGATCTGCTGATAATCCGCATACTTCATGTCGCGGAAAACGGAGGGCAAGTTACTTTTAGGCGCCTCATAGCCTTTATCGGCTAAGGATTGAGCTTGCTTTGCCACATCATCAATACTGAATGCCCAGCTCGAAGATGTGTACAGCGTTAACATGACTGCTGCACCCAACCAACGCATTTTCATCATTTGTAGTTTATGTTTCATAATTAGTAAGCACTTCCCCCTTTGTGTGCTTATATTGATCCGATCCATTTTAATGGATAATCGGGTATTCCGACAACTGAATCCCTGTATTGTTCGCGCGCTGGCTCATGGTTTAATCAGGTTCATCTGCCTGTTTTCACTTTGCGTGCTTATCCTGGAGACAGGTTGTTGGACTTCGTGTAGGGTTGCCCTCGAATGTAACCATTATTCGTCTTAGGGATAAGACGAAAAGTCTGAGAATACGTAACTGTTTATGAGCTCTGTATCCCCTCCGCGTGAATATTTTCTTGACTCCATCCGCGCCTGGCTGATGTTGTTGGGGATCCCATTCCATATCTCATTGATTTATTCCACACACACCTGGCACGTGAACAGTGCTGAACCGTCGTGGTGGCTAACCTTGTTTAACGACTTCATCCATGCGTTTCGCATGCAGGTGTTTTTTGTTATTTCGGGTTATTTTTCCTACATGTTGTTTTTACGCTATCCATTAAAACGCTGGTGGAAAGTGCGTGTTGAGCGCGTGGGGATCCCGATGTTGACCGCGATTCCCTTGCTCACACTGCCGCAATTTATCATGCTGCAATATGTAAAAGGGAAAGCAGAGAGTTGGCACACGCTCAGCGGGTACGATAAATATAACGCCCTTGCCTGGGAGCTCATTTCTCATCTGTGGTTTTTGCTGGTCCTTGTGGTGTTAACGACCGTGAGCATGTGGGTATTTACCCAAATTAAGAAGCGTCAGGAAAGCCAGCAGGGAACGCCCCCTGCCCCAGCGTCAATGGTAAAGTTAACGCTAATTTTTGCCTTGCTTGGTGTGGGCTACGCCGTCGTCAGACGAACCATTTTTATTCTCTACCCTTCGATCCTCAGCGACGGCATGTTTAATTTTGTCGTCATGCAAACGCTGTTTTATGTGCCTTTCTTTATGCTCGGCGCGCTGGCATTCATTAATCCCAATCTGAAGGCGCTGTTCACCACCCCCTCGCGTGGTTGCACTCTCGGTGCAGGAGCGGCCTTTGTGGCGTACCTACTTAACCAACGTTACGGCAACGGCGACGCCTGGATGTATGAAACTGAATACGTGGTAACCATGGTTCTGGGGCTGTTGATGGTTAACGTGGTCTTTTCGCTCGGCTATCGTTTATTGAATTTTCAGTCAGCGCGCGTAACCTATTTTGTCAATGCATCGCTGTTTATTTATCTGGTGCATCATCCGTTAACGCTGTTTTTCGGCGCCTATATCACACCGCACATCTCATCCAATCTGCTGGGCTTTCTCTGTGGACTGCTGTTTGTGGTCGGGATCGCGGTGATACTGTACGAAATTCATCTCCGGATCCCGGTACTGAAGTTTTTGTTTTCAGGAAAACCGCCGGTTAAGCAGGACAAAAACAAGGCCGTCACTGGTTAGCTTGGGTTACGTCGTTCAGAGCAACCATTCAATCGGTAATATCGAGGCCAGCTTCACCAATACCCGCTTCCAGAATCCGGTGGCGGGTTCTTTTTTCAGCACCTGCTCATGACCCTGCTGGCGGTCAACCCAGTTAATCCGTCCCCAGCGATCGAGACGCAATTGCCAGGCAACATCATGCTGACTCTGCATAAAACGGTTATGAATTAGTGCGGCCAGGCTTTCACTTTCAATAACAAATCCCATTTCCGTGTTGAGCAATGTGGAGCGCGGATCAAAATTAAGCGAGCCGATAAACACCTTACGCCCGTCAATACTGAAAGTTTTAGCGTGCAAACTCGAGCCCGAATTACCGGTTAATCCGCGATCGTGCACAGCCGTGGCGCGATCGCGTGTCGGTTTAAGCTCATATAATTCCACACCATAGCGCAGCAGTTTTTTTCGCCAGCGCGCGTAGCCGGCATGAACAATTGCCACATCATTCGCCGCCAGCGAATTGGTTAGAATGGCAATTTTGACCCCTTTTCTCACCAAACGCAGCAGTTGGGCAACGCCCGCCCGTGTAGGCACAAAATAGGCGGAAATAATATCAATACGCTCGGTAGGTGAGCCCATAATATCGAACAAGCGCTGAGGTAATAGCGAATGGCGCGGAGCCTTCCCCTCACCTTTTAGCGGGTCGTCGCTGAGCAGGCGTGTTTTGGCCCAAATCAGCGGCAACGCCCCCCGATCGAGACTGGCCATAAACTGGCTGGTTTCCAGCTTATTCAGGTAACGGCGAGTTATATCATCGTTATACCAGGACTCCGGCAGGTCAATACGCTGGGTAGGTTCAGGCTCTGACAGTGAGAGCACTTTTTTGAGTGTTGAAACGGACTGACACTGCCAGTAACGTTCAAAATCATCCGCAACCTCGGTCACCACCGGCCCTACGGCCATTACATCCAAATCAGAAAATAGCGGCTGTTCGCCTGCGCCAAAATAGGCGTCACCGATATTGCGCCCGCCAACCAACGTGACCACCCCGTCGGCGGTATAACTTTTATTATGCATACGACGGTTAAGTCGGGCGAAATCGGTTAAATAGCCCACCGCACGCAAGATGCGAAAAGAGAAAGGATTAAACAGGCGGACTTCGATATTCGGGTGGTTATCCAGTAATTGCAGCGTATCATCCAGACCCGGCGTGTTGTTGTCGTCCAGCAACAAACGGACCTGCACGCCACGTTTCGCTGCGGCCAGCAGTACCGAAAACAATAGCAGCCCGGACATGTCGTTCTCCCAGATGTAATACTGCACATCCAGGGAGCGTTCCGCCATTTCAGTGAGTCGATAGCGAGCGGCAAACGCATCCAGACTGTCATCCAGCGCAAGGATGCCGCATTGTTCAGGATGGCTGGCGCAAAGCGGAGTAATTGC of the Citrobacter freundii genome contains:
- a CDS encoding MysB family protein, with product MTMYATLEEAIDAAREEFLADNPDLDADDASVQQLNVQKYVLQDGDIMWQAEFFADEDEEGECLPMLSGEAAQSVFDGDYDEIEIRQEWLEENTLHEWDEGEFQLEPPLDTEEGQTAADEWDER
- a CDS encoding YceK/YidQ family lipoprotein — encoded protein: MRVQVRILAVGIMVILLSGCGSIISRTIPGQGHGNQYYPGVQWDVRDSAWRYVTLIDLPFSLVFDTLLLPLDIHHGPYE
- the mdoH gene encoding glucans biosynthesis glucosyltransferase MdoH is translated as MNKTTEYIDAMPLSDIEKAALPKTDIRAVHQALDAEHRTYSREDDSPQGSVKARLEQAWPDSLAKEQLIKDDEGRDQLQAMPKATRTSMFPDPWRTNPVGRFWDRLRGRDVTPRYLSRLTKEEQESEQKWRTVGTIRRYTLLILTLAQTVVATWYMKTILPYQGWAFINPADMMGQDLWVSFMQLLPYVLQTGILILFAVLFCWVSAGFWTALMGFLQLLIGRDKYSISASTVGDEALNPEHRTALIMPICNEDVDRVFAGLRATWESVKATGNAAHFDVYILSDSYNPDICVAEQKAWMELIAEVQGEGQIFYRRRRRRVKRKSGNIDDFCRRWGNQYSYMVVLDADSVMSGDCLTGLVRLMEANPNAGIIQSSPKASGMDTLYARCQQFATRVYGPLFTAGLHFWQLGESHYWGHNAIIRVKPFIEHCALAPLPGEGSFAGSILSHDFVEAALMRRAGWGVWIAYDLPGSYEELPPNLLDELKRDRRWCHGNLMNFRLFLVKGMHPVHRAVFLTGVMSYLSAPLWFMFLALSTALQVVHALTEPQYFLQPRQLFPVWPQWRPELAIALFASTMVLLFLPKLLSILLIWCKGTKEYGGFVRVTLSLLLEVLFSVLLAPVRMLFHTVFVVSAFLGWEVVWNSPQRDDDSTPWGEAFMRHGSQLLLGLVWAVGMAWLDLRFLFWLAPIVFSLILSPFVSVISSRSTIGLRTKRWKLFLIPEEYSPPQVLVDTDNYLVMNRNRSLDDGFMHAVFNPSFNALATAMATARHRASNVLEIARDRHVEQALNDTPEKLNRDRRLVLLSDPVTMARLHYRVWNSPDKYSSWVNYYQGITLNPLALRKK
- the mdoG gene encoding glucans biosynthesis protein MdoG, translating into MMKMRWLGAAVMLTLYTSSSWAFSIDDVAKQAQSLADKGYEAPKSNLPSVFRDMKYADYQQIQFNHDKAYWSNLKTPFKLEFYHQGMYFDTPVKINEVTATAVKRIKYNPDYFNFGDVQHDKDTVKDLGFAGFKVLYPINSKDKNDEIVSMLGASYFRVLGAGQVYGLSARGLAIDTALPSGEEFPRFREFWIERPKPTDKRLTIYALLDSPRATGAYRFVIMPGRDTVVDVQSKVYLRDKVGKLGVAPLTSMFLFGPNQPSPATNYRPELHDSNGLSIHAGNGEWIWRPLNNPKHLAVSSFAMENPQGFGLLQRGRQFSRFEDIDDRYDLRPSAWVTPKGDWGKGKLELVEIPTNDETNDNIVAYWTPDQLPEAGKEMNFKYTLTFTRDEDKLHAPDNAWVQQTRRSTGDVKQSNLIRQPDGTIAFIVDFAGADMKKLPQDTPVTAQTSIGDNGEIVESTVRYNPVTKGWRLMLRVKVKDAKKTTEMRAALVNADQPLSETWSYQLPANE
- the mdoC gene encoding glucans biosynthesis protein MdoC, which encodes MSSVSPPREYFLDSIRAWLMLLGIPFHISLIYSTHTWHVNSAEPSWWLTLFNDFIHAFRMQVFFVISGYFSYMLFLRYPLKRWWKVRVERVGIPMLTAIPLLTLPQFIMLQYVKGKAESWHTLSGYDKYNALAWELISHLWFLLVLVVLTTVSMWVFTQIKKRQESQQGTPPAPASMVKLTLIFALLGVGYAVVRRTIFILYPSILSDGMFNFVVMQTLFYVPFFMLGALAFINPNLKALFTTPSRGCTLGAGAAFVAYLLNQRYGNGDAWMYETEYVVTMVLGLLMVNVVFSLGYRLLNFQSARVTYFVNASLFIYLVHHPLTLFFGAYITPHISSNLLGFLCGLLFVVGIAVILYEIHLRIPVLKFLFSGKPPVKQDKNKAVTG
- a CDS encoding phospholipase D family protein yields the protein MTKRPNFITDYSPSKAMITQPDMTRLERAITPLCASHPEQCGILALDDSLDAFAARYRLTEMAERSLDVQYYIWENDMSGLLLFSVLLAAAKRGVQVRLLLDDNNTPGLDDTLQLLDNHPNIEVRLFNPFSFRILRAVGYLTDFARLNRRMHNKSYTADGVVTLVGGRNIGDAYFGAGEQPLFSDLDVMAVGPVVTEVADDFERYWQCQSVSTLKKVLSLSEPEPTQRIDLPESWYNDDITRRYLNKLETSQFMASLDRGALPLIWAKTRLLSDDPLKGEGKAPRHSLLPQRLFDIMGSPTERIDIISAYFVPTRAGVAQLLRLVRKGVKIAILTNSLAANDVAIVHAGYARWRKKLLRYGVELYELKPTRDRATAVHDRGLTGNSGSSLHAKTFSIDGRKVFIGSLNFDPRSTLLNTEMGFVIESESLAALIHNRFMQSQHDVAWQLRLDRWGRINWVDRQQGHEQVLKKEPATGFWKRVLVKLASILPIEWLL